Proteins from one Comamonas flocculans genomic window:
- a CDS encoding DUF1178 family protein: MKVLDLRCSMDHAFEGWFASEQDFLSQQERQLVQCPLCGSTGVHKAPSAPRLNLKTGRRKADAPMAQEDATGMAVRPAPAAAALQAAWLRLAREVVAHTEDVGERFAAEARRMHEKEIPERPIRGQASAQEAEELLQDGIPVLALPLPEAAKTTLQ, from the coding sequence GTGAAGGTGCTCGACCTGCGCTGCTCCATGGACCACGCCTTCGAAGGCTGGTTCGCCTCGGAGCAGGACTTCCTTTCCCAACAGGAGCGCCAGCTGGTGCAGTGCCCGCTGTGCGGCAGCACCGGCGTGCACAAGGCGCCGAGTGCGCCGCGGCTCAATCTCAAGACCGGGCGGCGCAAGGCCGACGCGCCGATGGCACAAGAAGATGCCACCGGCATGGCGGTACGGCCGGCGCCCGCCGCAGCGGCACTGCAAGCCGCATGGCTGCGCCTGGCGCGCGAGGTGGTGGCGCATACCGAAGACGTGGGCGAGCGCTTTGCCGCAGAGGCCAGGCGCATGCATGAAAAAGAGATCCCCGAGCGCCCGATTCGCGGCCAGGCCAGCGCCCAGGAGGCCGAGGAACTGCTGCAGGATGGCATTCCCGTCCTCGCACTGCCGCTGCCCGAGGCGGCCAAGACCACGCTGCAATAG